From the genome of Rhodohalobacter sp. SW132:
CATCACTCCGCTAAAGAGCTCAATCACACCAAATATAGCAACAAAATATTTCGCCTTAATCGGAATCGGCGGAATCAGTAACACAATGTAGCGATTGGGAAACATCATCCCGAAAGCCAGCAGAATACCGAACACCGCACCCGAAGCACCAACTGTTGGAGCCCCACCGCCGCCTATAAACATATGGATGATGGCTGCGCCGATACCGGTCAGAAAATAGTAGACCGTGAAACGTTTGGTTCCCCAAAAATTTTCAATCGCCTGCCCGAAGATCCAGAGTGCAAAAAGATTAAAAAATATGTGTCCCAGGCCACCATGCAGAAACATATAGGTGACCAGCTGCCACG
Proteins encoded in this window:
- a CDS encoding rhomboid family intramembrane serine protease; the protein is MALTTPGIGDYIFRYGALWPLGDSFFEPWQLVTYMFLHGGLGHIFFNLFALWIFGQAIENFWGTKRFTVYYFLTGIGAAIIHMFIGGGGAPTVGASGAVFGILLAFGMMFPNRYIVLLIPPIPIKAKYFVAIFGVIELFSGVMRPGSGIAHFAHLGGMVVGFILIKYWGLKGERQS